The following coding sequences are from one Capsicum annuum cultivar UCD-10X-F1 chromosome 3, UCD10Xv1.1, whole genome shotgun sequence window:
- the LOC107862662 gene encoding stress-associated endoplasmic reticulum protein 2, with the protein MTTSRRLADRKVERFEKNITKRGAVPETTAKKGNQYPVGPILLGFFVFVVIGSSLFQIIRTATSGGMA; encoded by the exons ATg ACTACATCAAGGCGCCTCGCTGATAGGAAGGTGGAGAGGTTTGAGAAAAACATCACCAAGCGAGGAGCTGTTCCTGAAACTACCGCTAAGAAGGGAAACCAGTATCCTGTTGGCCCTATCTTGCTTGGCTTCTTTGTCTTTGTTGTCATTGGCTCAT CTTTGTTCCAGATAATAAGGACAGCAACCAGCGGGGGTATGGCTTAA
- the LOC107862658 gene encoding tubulin gamma-1 chain: protein MPREIITLQVGQCGNQIGMEFWKQLCLEHGISKEGILEDFATQGGDRKDVFFYQADDQHYIPRALLMDLEPRVINGIQNGEYRNLYNHENVFIADHGGGAGNNWASGYHQGKQYEEDLMDMIDREADGSDSLEGFVLCHSIAGGTGSGMGSYLLETLNDRYSKKLVQTYSVFPNQNETSDVVVQPYNSLLTLKRLTLNADCVVVLDNTALNRIAVERLHITTPTFTQTNSLVSTVMSASTTTLRYPGYMNNDLVGLLASLIPTPRCHFLMTGYTPLTVERQANVIRKTTVLDVMRRLLQTKNIMVSSYARTKEASQAKYISILNIIQGEVDPTQVHESLQRIRERKLVNFIEWGPASIQVALSRKSPYVQTAHRVSGLMLASHTGIRHLFSKCLTQYDKLRKRQAFLDNYRNHPTFADNDLSEFDESRDVIESLVDEYKACESPDYIKWGMEDPDHALTGEGNASGTIDPKLSL from the exons ATGCCGAGAGAAATTATCACACTGCAAGTGGGACAATGCGGGAACCAGATTGGAATGGAGTTCTGGAAACAGCTATGTCTCGAGCACGGTATTAGTAAAGAAGGCATACTTGAAGATTTTGCTACTCAG GGAGGTGATAGAAAAGATGTATTTTTCTATCAAGCGGATGACCAACACTACATACCTCGAGCATTATTGATGGATCTAGAGCCCAGAGTAATTAATGGCATACAAAATGGTGAATATAGGAATCTCTACAATCACGAGAATGTATTCATTGCAGATCATGGAGGAGGTGCTGGAAATAATTGGGCAAGCGGATATCATCAG GGTAAGCAATACGAGGAGGATCTAATGGACATGATTGACAGGGAAGCAGATGGCAGTGATAGCCTCGAGGGTTTTGTTCTATGCCATTCGATTGCTGGTGGAACTGGCTCAG GTATGGGTTCATATCTGTTGGAGACTCTGAATGATCGCTACAGCAAAAAACTTGTCCAGACCTACAGTGTCTTTCCTAACCAAAATGAGACAAGTGATGTGGTTGTACAACCTTACAATTCCCTATTGACACTCAAGCGCCTGACATTGAATGCGGATTGTGTAGTTGTACTTGATAATACTGCACTGAATAGAATTGCTGTAGAACGCCTGCATATTACGACTCCCACCTTTACTCAAACAAATTCATTAGTGTCTACTGTAATGTCAGCAAGTACAACTACACTACGCTACCCGGGATACATGAACAATGACTTGGTTGGCCTCCTTGCTTCTTTGATACCTACACCAAGATGCCATTTCCTTATGACTGGATATACACCACTCACTGTGGAACGTCAA GCTAATGTGATTCGGAAAACAACTGTACTTGATGTAATGAGAAGGCTCCTTCAG ACCAAGAATATCATGGTTTCTTCCTATGCTCGAACAAAGGAAGCCAGTCAGGCTAAGTACATATCCATTTTAAACATCATCCAAGGAGAAGTAGATCCCACTCAG GTCCATGAAAGCCTGCAGAGAATAAGGGAAAGAAAGCTTGTTAATTTTATTGAGTGGGGCCCTGCAAGCATTCAG GTTGCTTTATCTAGAAAGTCCCCCTATGTCCAAACTGCTCATAGG GTTAGTGGTCTCATGCTGGCCAGCCATACAGGTATCCGTCACTTATTCAGCAAGTGTTTGACCCAGTATGACAAATTGAGAAAGAGACAAGCCTTCCTTGACAATTATAGGAATCATCCAACGTTTGCT GATAATGATCTATCCGAGTTTGACGAATCTAGAGATGTAATTGAAAGTCTTGTTGACGAGTACAAGGCTTGCGAATCTCCAGATTACATCAAATGGGGAATGGAG GATCCTGACCATGCTTTAACAGGCGAAGGAAACGCTAGTGGAACGATTGATCCAAAATTATCTCTATGA
- the LOC107862659 gene encoding heme chaperone HemW, with amino-acid sequence MLRSMLTVFPSKIKTRNYSNTIIIAITNSPQPVRRNASTEYMLLQQQHNPTSAYVHLPFCRKRCHYCDFPIVALGLSSPHGDEDEDDPRIVNYIDYLCREIKATSVPSNYNKSPMETVFFGGGTPSLVPPRLVSLVLETLDAKFGVCTDAEISIEMDPGTFDVEKLKDLMNLGVNRVSLGVQAFQEELLKSCGRAHGVREIHEAIDIVGSCGVENWSVDLISSLPHQKSHMWEESLSLTIQAKPTHVSVYDLQVEQDTKFGSLYTAGEFPLPCENQSADFYRMASEMLRDAGYEHYEISSYCKSGYQCKHNYTYWINKPFYAFGLGSASYLNGLRFSRPRKLKDYKDYVQNLENGLVNCFQDSKVDAQDIAMDVVMLSLRTARGLDMKSFGKAFGSSTILSVCEVYKPHIESGHVVCLDEQRREIAAEEFSSLLSEGNKINEVLAYIRLSDPDGFLLSNELISLAFNVLAP; translated from the exons ATGCTGCGATCAATGTTAACGGTCTTTCCCTCTAAGATTAAAACCCGCAACTATTCGAATACAATTATAATTGCAATAACAAATTCCCCACAACCTGTTCGACGTAATGCCTCAACAGAATACATGTTACTACAGCAGCAGCATAACCCAACTTCAGCTTACGTTCACCTCCCATTCTGTCGAAAGCGTTGTCACTACTGTGACTTCCCAATCGTCGCTCTCGGGTTATCTTCACCTCACGGAGATGAAGACGAAGACGACCCCCGAATTGTTAACTACATTGACTACCTATGTAGAGAAATTAAAGCCACTTCAGTACCTTCAAACTACAACAAGTCACCTATGGAAACCGTCTTTTTTGGCGGAGGTACACCTTCACTTGTGCCACCAAGATTAGTATCTCTAGTCCTGGAGACGTTGGACGCTAAATTTGGGGTGTGTACGGATGCTGAAATTTCGATAGAAATGGATCCTGGTACATTTGATgttgaaaaattgaaagattTGATGAATTTGGGTGTCAATAGGGTGTCTTTAGGAGTTCAGGCGTTTCAGGAGGAGTTGCTAAAGAGTTGTGGGAGAGCGCACGGTGTACGGGAAATTCATGAGGCTATTGATATTGTTGGATCATGTGGTGTTGAGAATTGGAGTGTGGATCTTATATCTTCGCTTCCGCATCAGAAATCACATATGTGGGAAGAAAGTTTGAGCCTCACTATTCAAGCAAAACCGACGCACGTGTCGGTTTATGATTTGCAAGTTGAGCAAGATACAAAGTTTGGATCTTT GTATACAGCAGGGGAATTCCCTCTGCCTTGTGAAAATCAATCTGCTGATTTTTACAGAATGGCCTCTGAAATGCTAAGAGATGCTGGCTATGAGCACTATGAGATAAGTAGCTACTGCAAAAGTGGTTATCAATGCAAGCACAATTACACATACTGGATAAACAAACCATTTTATGCTTTTGGACTTGGATCAGCCAGTTATCTTAATGGATTAAGGTTTTCAAGGCCAAGGAAGCTGAAAGATTACAAGGATTATGTGCAAAATTTGGAGAATGGACTAGTAAACTGTTTCCAGGACAGTAAAGtagatgcccaagacatagcaaTGGATGTCGTTATGCTGTCTTTGAGAACTGCTAGGGGGTTGGATATGAAGTCATTTGGCAAAGCTTTTGGCAGCTCGACTATTCTTTCCGTTTGTGAGGTCTATAAGCCTCATATTGAGAGTGGACATGTTGTCTGCTTGGATGAGCAGAGGAGGGAAATTGCGGCAGAAGAATTCAGCTCTTTGTTATCGGAAGGAAACAAGATCAATGAGGTGTTGGCATATATCAGGCTTAGTGACCCTGATGGTTTCTTATTATCTAATGAGTTAATATCCCTCGCGTTCAATGTGTTAGCTCCATAA
- the LOC107862660 gene encoding uncharacterized protein LOC107862660 yields the protein MKILRQIPAKNYSYILLPSFVLIIVFSSSSISATPSLSPSDQGTEKHATSPEQDKSHVHEVHCSRERSRAAWKVIEEYLMPFVEREKYELPRQCRLHPSNDIFRDQEEHKIHFDLNEWRCGYCKKSFRAEKFLDQHFDNRHSNLLDTVHSKCLADVCGALHCDLVMEFKSKKTKCNPAAAARNRHLCEGLADKCFPANESPSATRLHELFLRQFCDAHTCSGGRKPFSKGGKKHTNRFYFAASVLTLMLLPLFYLIVYLYQKEMKRGTQELKRIAKVGRKAKPS from the exons ATGAAGATTCTGCGCCAAATCCCAGCAAAGAATTATTCATATATTCTTCTTCCTTCCTTTGTATTGATCATTGTGTTCTCTTCTTCCTCCATATCCGCAACTCCATCTCTTTCTCCCTCAGATCAg GGTACGGAGAAGCATGCAACAAG TCCTGAACAAGACAAATCACATGTTCACGAAGTTCATTGCTCCAGAGAGAGAAGCCGAGCTGCCTGGAAAGTGATTGAGGAG TACTTAATGCCCTTTGTAGAAAGAGAAAAGTATGAACTTCCTAGGCAGTGTAGACTTCATCCAAGTAATGATATTTTCAGAGATCAGGAGGAACATAAAATTCATTTTGATTTGAATGAATGGCGCTGTGGATATTGCAAAAAAAGCTTTCGGGCTGAAAAATTTCTTGATCAGCATTTTGACAACAGGCATTCCAATCTTTTAGACACT GTTCACAGCAAATGCCTGGCAGATGTATGTGGAGCTTTGCATTGTGACCTTGTGatggaattcaaatccaagaagaccaagtGTAATCCTGCGGCAGCAGCACGAAATCGTCATTTATGTGAG GGTCTTGCAGACAAATGTTTTCCTGCTAATGAGAGTCCTTCAGCAACTCGTCTTCATG AACTATTCTTGCGCCAATTCTGTGATGCTCACACTTGCTCGGGGGGCAGAAAACCATTTTCTAAAGGAGGAAAG AAGCATACGAATCGGTTCTACTTTGCAGCTTCAGTATTGACGTTGATGCTGCTCCCTCTGTTTTACCTTATTGTCTATTTGTACCAAAA AGAAATGAAAAGGGGAACTCAAGAACTCAAGCGCATAGCAAAAGTTGGAAGAAAAGCAAAACCTTCTTAG
- the LOC107862661 gene encoding uncharacterized protein LOC107862661 encodes MDVVMLSLRTARGLDLKSLGKAFGSSTILSVCEVYKPHIESGHVVCLDEQREIAAEEFSSSLSEGNKINEVLAYIRLSDPDGFLLSNELLSLAFNVLAPYVSAWMVQKLATPVKDRRLPILGCHQLIGVSKIYQDRGRVEPSIEQRLVCEIYC; translated from the coding sequence ATGGATGTGGTTATGCTGTCTTTGAGAACTGCCAGAGGGTTGGATTTGAAGTCATTAGGCAAAGCTTTTGGCAGCTCGACTATTCTTTCCGTTTGTGAGGTCTATAAGCCTCATATTGAGAGTGGACATGTTGTCTGCTTGGATGAGCAGAGGGAAATTGCGGCAGAAGAATTTAGCTCTTCGTTATCGGAAGGAAACAAGATCAATGAGGTGTTGGCATATATCAGGCTTAGTGACCCTGACGGTTTCTTATTATCTAATGAGTTATTATCCCTCGCGTTCAATGTGTTAGCTCCATATGTTTCAGCCTGGATGGTTCAGAAGTTAGCAACGCCAGTTAAAGACAGGAGACTGCCAATACTTGGATGCCATCAGTTGATTGGTGTCTCTAAGATCTATCAAGATAGGGGACGGGTGGAACCTTCAATAGAGCAAAGGCTGGTGTGTGAGATTTACTGCTGA